From a single Aliarcobacter faecis genomic region:
- a CDS encoding methyltransferase domain-containing protein: MSSIDYNEIQKNYNNIDEIWTKEDSWHFYTFGKIKKFIKNEINGLDLKNNFTLLNAGSAGNDYEINCKKHIHVDLIEKNIIDKAHYIIGTIEKLPLKDHELDFILCVGSVINYTDALCTIQEFSRILNRGGYLILEFENSYSFEYFLTNSFKKKANIVNTFYKNKEEKVWIYSHKFIKELLELNNFKIIKSKNFHILSPLIYRFYKNEKVASKFSIFDSFLSYIPFLKNYSSNIILLCQKV, translated from the coding sequence ATGTCATCTATTGATTACAATGAAATTCAAAAAAATTATAATAATATTGATGAAATCTGGACAAAAGAAGATTCTTGGCATTTTTATACTTTTGGAAAAATTAAGAAATTTATAAAAAATGAAATAAATGGACTTGATTTAAAGAATAATTTTACATTGCTAAATGCTGGCTCTGCTGGTAATGATTATGAAATCAACTGTAAAAAACATATTCATGTAGATTTAATAGAAAAAAATATAATTGATAAAGCACATTATATAATTGGGACAATAGAAAAACTTCCTTTAAAAGATCATGAATTAGATTTTATTTTATGTGTAGGTAGTGTAATAAATTATACTGATGCATTATGTACAATTCAAGAGTTTAGTAGAATTCTGAATCGTGGAGGATATTTAATTTTAGAATTTGAAAATAGTTATAGCTTTGAATATTTTTTAACTAATAGTTTTAAAAAGAAAGCTAATATTGTAAATACATTCTATAAAAATAAAGAAGAAAAAGTTTGGATTTATTCACATAAATTTATTAAAGAATTATTAGAATTAAATAATTTTAAAATTATAAAATCAAAAAATTTTCATATATTATCACCACTAATTTATAGATTCTATAAAAATGAAAAGGTTGCCAGTAAATTTTCTATATTTGATAGTTTTTTATCATATATTCCTTTTCTAAAAAACTATTCATCAAATATTATTTTACTTTGTCAAAAAGTTTAA
- a CDS encoding GNAT family N-acetyltransferase, translating to MKTISSPVYTIRLFEDSKSEDFINALDIYINQIPSELRTSSNEIIYWIDNYNKSFEDKLLIFGFYENDKIIGFSQCLYFKKESFITIDYFVIASSHRGNHSFQMIIAILKEFLKEYKLEFNFIVTEVESKNKSLLQLLKMNGFGEIQSKYFQPSLGINNHDSLIEAKILYFPAYEDRVIKKETYKMIVETIYNNHYIRWYKEFLSEKDLKSYMVIIEQLKVKIFDNLNAEININGGIKPMNDYSEFNVGREIKNTTTILGIIFIFALITLLLGKAFDMSLLQTISFVIINTSMFFLVYSLVSKKGIEQFKLILKLFDKVK from the coding sequence TTGAAAACAATTTCATCACCAGTCTATACTATAAGGTTATTTGAAGATAGTAAATCAGAAGACTTTATAAATGCTCTAGATATTTATATAAATCAAATACCATCCGAATTAAGAACTTCATCTAATGAAATAATTTATTGGATTGATAATTATAATAAGTCATTTGAGGATAAACTTTTAATATTTGGATTTTATGAGAATGACAAAATCATAGGTTTTTCACAATGTTTATATTTTAAAAAAGAGTCTTTTATTACAATTGATTATTTCGTAATTGCATCTAGCCATAGAGGAAATCATTCTTTTCAAATGATCATTGCTATTTTAAAAGAATTTCTTAAAGAATATAAACTTGAATTTAATTTTATTGTTACTGAAGTAGAATCAAAAAATAAATCCTTATTACAACTCTTGAAAATGAATGGTTTTGGAGAAATTCAATCTAAATATTTTCAACCTTCTTTGGGTATTAATAATCATGATAGTTTAATTGAAGCAAAAATATTATATTTCCCTGCATATGAGGATAGAGTAATAAAAAAAGAAACTTATAAAATGATTGTAGAAACTATTTATAATAATCATTATATAAGATGGTACAAAGAATTTTTATCGGAAAAAGATTTAAAATCTTATATGGTCATTATAGAACAATTAAAAGTTAAAATATTTGATAATTTGAATGCTGAAATTAATATAAATGGTGGAATTAAGCCAATGAATGATTATAGTGAATTTAATGTTGGTAGGGAAATAAAAAATACAACTACAATTTTGGGGATTATTTTTATCTTTGCATTAATAACTTTACTTTTAGGAAAAGCATTTGATATGTCTTTATTACAAACAATAAGTTTTGTTATAATTAATACATCAATGTTTTTTTTAGTTTATTCTCTTGTTTCAAAAAAAGGTATTGAACAATTTAAATTAATACTTAAACTTTTTGACAAAGTAAAATAA